Proteins from a genomic interval of Drosophila melanogaster chromosome 2R:
- the CG30461 gene encoding uncharacterized protein, isoform J gives MTRKQIATPRCETISKLVVSVGSGETFLTYADATTRSFCANPSWLNFQNGMMEVGPISKPNPHDSQKEATSFLERHFGSKRLDSEQMNAEFKNRKTIIWHTWLVEKVRFPPAQCAVIKEWKDPITETLGICYCSWHLQSCMAWQLILSNRMTDAKCFCSRIKKTMDIVNCLVDSEVEQEKTFKDCSSPLAVLTEKVLDATDMLKKLNDLLELQEKLNRKYKRLCV, from the exons ATGACTCGAAAACAAATTGCTACGCCCCGCTGTGAAACTATCTCCAAATTGGTGGTCAGCGTCGGCAGTGG CGAAACTTTTCTTACTTATGCAGATGCTACAACACGATCCTTCTGCGCGAATCCCTCGTGGCTGAACTTTCAAAATGGCATGATGGAAGTGGGGCCGATTAGTAAACCGAATCCCCATGATTCTCAAAAGGAGGCAACCTCGTTTCTGGAGCGACATTTCGGAAGCAAGCGTCTGGACTCCGAGCAAATGAACGCGGAATTTAAGAACAGGAAGACGATTATCTGGCACACTTGGCTGGTGGAGAAGGTGCGGTTTCCTCCAGCTCAGTGTGCGGTCATCAAGGAATGGAAGGATCCCATCACGGAGACTCTGGGCATTTGCTATTGTTCCTGGCACTTGCAGAGCTGCATGGCCTGGCAGCTTATTCTCAGTAATCGAATGACGGATGCCAAGTG CTTCTGTTCGCGAATCAAGAAAACGATGGACATTGTCAACTGTCTCGTTGACTCGGAAGTGGAACAGGAGAAAACATTTAAGGATTGTTCTTCCCCCTTAGCCGTGTTAACCGAGAAAGTGCTTGATGCCACTGATATGCTGAAGAAACTGAATGATCTTCTAGAGCTCCAGGAGAAACTCAATCGGAAATACAAACGCCTGTgtgtatag
- the CG30461 gene encoding uncharacterized protein, isoform K: MMEVGPISKPNPHDSQKEATSFLERHFGSKRLDSEQMNAEFKNRKTIIWHTWLVEKVRFPPAQCAVIKEWKDPITETLGICYCSWHLQSCMAWQLILSNRMTDAKCFCSRIKKTMDIVNCLVDSEVEQEKTFKDCSSPLAVLTEKVLDATDMLKKLNDLLELQEKLNRKYKRLCV, translated from the exons ATGATGGAAGTGGGGCCGATTAGTAAACCGAATCCCCATGATTCTCAAAAGGAGGCAACCTCGTTTCTGGAGCGACATTTCGGAAGCAAGCGTCTGGACTCCGAGCAAATGAACGCGGAATTTAAGAACAGGAAGACGATTATCTGGCACACTTGGCTGGTGGAGAAGGTGCGGTTTCCTCCAGCTCAGTGTGCGGTCATCAAGGAATGGAAGGATCCCATCACGGAGACTCTGGGCATTTGCTATTGTTCCTGGCACTTGCAGAGCTGCATGGCCTGGCAGCTTATTCTCAGTAATCGAATGACGGATGCCAAGTG CTTCTGTTCGCGAATCAAGAAAACGATGGACATTGTCAACTGTCTCGTTGACTCGGAAGTGGAACAGGAGAAAACATTTAAGGATTGTTCTTCCCCCTTAGCCGTGTTAACCGAGAAAGTGCTTGATGCCACTGATATGCTGAAGAAACTGAATGATCTTCTAGAGCTCCAGGAGAAACTCAATCGGAAATACAAACGCCTGTgtgtatag